The proteins below come from a single Mugil cephalus isolate CIBA_MC_2020 chromosome 7, CIBA_Mcephalus_1.1, whole genome shotgun sequence genomic window:
- the LOC125010092 gene encoding monocyte chemotactic protein 1B-like isoform X2, giving the protein MAKVVACVSILLVLLATLGESSPILCCTKYQPKPLSIKVLKDYTIQDINYCKLEAVIFTTIKGRYACGNPKDPWVQRAMEKLPQP; this is encoded by the exons ATGGCAAAGGTTGTTGCTTGTGTCTCCAtactgctggtgctgctggcgACGCTCGGTGAAAGCA gTCCCATTTTATGCTGCACTAAATACCAACCAAAACCACTCAGTATCAAAGTACTCAAAGACTACACCATTCAAGACATCAATTACTGCAAACTTGAAGCAGTAat TTTCACGACTATCAAGGGCAGATACGCTTGTGGCAATCCGAAAGACCCGTGGGTTCAGAGGGCCATGGAGAAGCTGCCACA ACCATGA
- the LOC125010092 gene encoding monocyte chemotactic protein 1B-like isoform X1, with translation MAKVVACVSILLVLLATLGESSPILCCTKYQPKPLSIKVLKDYTIQDINYCKLEAVIFTTIKGRYACGNPKDPWVQRAMEKLPQRP, from the exons ATGGCAAAGGTTGTTGCTTGTGTCTCCAtactgctggtgctgctggcgACGCTCGGTGAAAGCA gTCCCATTTTATGCTGCACTAAATACCAACCAAAACCACTCAGTATCAAAGTACTCAAAGACTACACCATTCAAGACATCAATTACTGCAAACTTGAAGCAGTAat TTTCACGACTATCAAGGGCAGATACGCTTGTGGCAATCCGAAAGACCCGTGGGTTCAGAGGGCCATGGAGAAGCTGCCACA AAGACCATGA